Proteins encoded together in one Pseudomonas sp. Seg1 window:
- the cgtA gene encoding Obg family GTPase CgtA: MKFVDEVSIRVKAGDGGNGAMSFRREKFIENGGPNGGDGGDGGSIYMMADENLNTLVDYRYTRHFDAERGSNGGSTDCTGKKGEDLILRVPVGTTVIDSATQEVIGDLTKAGQKLMVVQGGWHGLGNTRFKSSTNRAPRQTTPGKPGEQRDLKLEMKVLADVGLLGLPNAGKSTFIRSVSAAKPKVADYPFTTLVPNLGVVSVDRWKSFVVADIPGLIEGASDGAGLGIRFLKHLARTRLLLHLVDMAPLDDTSAPDAAEVIVNELIKFSPSLAERDRWLVLNKCDQILEEEHEERVKEIVDRLEWTGPVYVISAIAKIGTERLCHDIMRYMEDRADRLANDPAYKEELADLDQRIEDEARAQLQALDDKRALRRSGVKSVHDIGDDDWDEEDVDDEDGPEIIYVRD, translated from the coding sequence ATGAAGTTTGTTGATGAAGTATCGATTCGCGTAAAGGCTGGTGATGGCGGCAATGGCGCCATGAGTTTCCGTCGGGAAAAGTTCATCGAAAACGGTGGTCCGAACGGTGGTGATGGTGGTGATGGCGGCTCTATCTACATGATGGCTGACGAAAACCTCAACACCCTGGTCGACTACCGTTACACCCGGCACTTCGATGCCGAGCGTGGTTCCAACGGCGGCAGCACCGATTGCACCGGCAAGAAAGGTGAGGACCTGATCCTGCGCGTTCCGGTCGGCACAACCGTGATCGACTCGGCGACTCAGGAAGTCATCGGCGACCTGACCAAGGCCGGTCAGAAGTTGATGGTCGTACAGGGCGGTTGGCACGGTCTGGGTAACACTCGTTTCAAATCCAGTACCAACCGTGCGCCACGCCAGACCACGCCGGGTAAGCCGGGTGAGCAGCGTGACCTGAAACTGGAAATGAAAGTACTGGCTGACGTGGGGCTGCTGGGCTTGCCGAACGCCGGTAAAAGTACCTTCATTCGCTCGGTCTCTGCCGCCAAGCCGAAAGTTGCCGACTACCCGTTCACCACGTTGGTGCCAAACCTCGGTGTGGTCAGCGTCGATCGCTGGAAGAGCTTCGTCGTGGCCGACATTCCGGGTCTGATCGAAGGTGCTTCCGACGGTGCTGGCCTGGGTATCCGCTTCCTCAAGCACTTGGCGCGTACGCGTCTGTTGCTGCACCTCGTCGACATGGCGCCGCTGGATGACACCAGTGCACCGGATGCCGCGGAAGTGATCGTCAACGAACTGATCAAGTTCAGTCCGTCTCTGGCTGAGCGTGATCGCTGGCTGGTGCTGAACAAGTGCGACCAGATCCTTGAAGAAGAGCACGAAGAGCGCGTCAAGGAAATCGTTGATCGCCTGGAATGGACTGGTCCGGTTTACGTGATCTCGGCGATCGCCAAGATCGGTACCGAGCGTCTGTGTCATGACATCATGCGTTACATGGAAGATCGTGCTGATCGTCTGGCCAATGACCCGGCTTACAAAGAAGAGCTGGCCGATCTCGATCAGCGCATCGAAGACGAAGCTCGCGCGCAATTGCAGGCGCTGGATGACAAGCGTGCCCTGCGTCGTAGCGGCGTGAAGTCGGTCCATGACATCGGTGACGATGATTGGGACGAAGAAGATGTGGATGACGAAGACGGTCCGGAAATCATTTACGTGCGCGACTGA
- the rpmA gene encoding 50S ribosomal protein L27 translates to MAHKKAGGSTRNGRDSEAKRLGVKMYGGQKIIPGNIIVRQRGTQFHAGYGVGMGKDHTLFAKIEGVIKFEVKGAFNRRYVSVVAA, encoded by the coding sequence ATGGCACACAAAAAAGCTGGTGGTAGTACCCGTAACGGTCGCGACTCAGAAGCCAAACGCCTTGGCGTCAAGATGTATGGCGGCCAGAAAATCATTCCGGGCAACATCATCGTGCGTCAGCGCGGTACCCAATTCCACGCCGGTTACGGTGTAGGCATGGGTAAGGATCACACCCTCTTCGCTAAAATCGAAGGCGTGATCAAGTTTGAAGTAAAAGGCGCGTTCAACCGCCGTTACGTGAGCGTTGTCGCGGCTTAA
- the rplU gene encoding 50S ribosomal protein L21 has protein sequence MSYAVIVTGGKQYKVAPGEYLKIEKLEVATGESVTFDRVLLVANGDDVNIGAPVVAGATVVAEVISQGRHDKVRIIKFRRRKHHMKRMGHRQWYTEIKITGIQA, from the coding sequence ATGTCTTATGCAGTAATCGTTACTGGCGGCAAGCAGTACAAAGTCGCCCCAGGTGAATACCTGAAGATCGAAAAACTGGAAGTCGCTACCGGCGAATCCGTTACCTTTGATCGCGTTCTGTTGGTTGCCAATGGCGACGACGTGAACATCGGCGCTCCAGTTGTTGCTGGCGCTACTGTTGTGGCTGAAGTGATCTCCCAAGGTCGTCACGATAAAGTCCGCATCATCAAGTTCCGTCGTCGTAAGCACCACATGAAGCGTATGGGCCACCGCCAGTGGTACACCGAGATCAAAATCACCGGTATTCAGGCTTAA
- a CDS encoding polyprenyl synthetase family protein: MQPQAFYRAVADDFSAVDGIIKKQLTSRVPLVSKIGDYITSAGGKRLRPLLVLLCGKALGREGDDMRLLAATIEFLHTATLLHDDVVDMSGMRRGRSTANAMWGNAPSVLVGDFLYSRSFEMMVELGSMPVMKILSQATRIIAEGEVLQLSKVRDASTTEETYMEVIRGKTAMLFEASTHSAAALAGATAEQSEALRNFGDHLGVAFQLVDDLLDYKGDAETLGKNVGDDLAEGKPTLPLIYTMREGTPEQAALVRQAIQKGGIEDLESIRIAVEASGSLEYTAQLARDYVARAIKCLDALPASEYRDALVELSEFAVARTH, translated from the coding sequence ATGCAACCCCAAGCTTTCTACCGCGCGGTGGCGGACGATTTTAGCGCCGTCGACGGCATCATCAAGAAGCAGCTGACTTCCCGAGTGCCGCTGGTATCGAAAATCGGCGATTACATCACCTCGGCCGGCGGCAAACGTCTGCGTCCTTTATTAGTGCTGCTGTGTGGCAAGGCCCTGGGTCGCGAAGGCGACGACATGCGCCTGCTCGCCGCCACCATCGAATTCCTGCACACCGCGACCCTGCTGCATGACGACGTCGTCGACATGTCCGGCATGCGCCGTGGCCGCTCGACCGCCAACGCCATGTGGGGCAATGCCCCGAGCGTGCTGGTCGGCGATTTCCTGTACTCACGCTCGTTCGAGATGATGGTCGAACTGGGCTCGATGCCGGTCATGAAGATCCTGTCCCAGGCCACGCGCATTATCGCTGAAGGCGAAGTGTTGCAGCTGTCCAAGGTTCGTGACGCCAGCACCACCGAAGAAACCTACATGGAAGTCATCCGCGGCAAGACCGCGATGCTTTTCGAAGCCTCGACCCACAGCGCCGCCGCGCTGGCCGGCGCCACCGCCGAGCAGAGCGAAGCCCTGCGTAACTTCGGTGATCACCTGGGCGTGGCGTTCCAACTGGTCGACGACCTGCTCGACTACAAAGGCGACGCCGAAACCCTGGGCAAGAACGTCGGTGACGATCTGGCCGAAGGCAAACCGACCCTGCCGCTGATCTACACCATGCGCGAAGGCACGCCTGAACAGGCAGCCCTGGTGCGTCAGGCGATCCAGAAAGGCGGGATCGAAGATCTGGAAAGCATCCGCATCGCCGTGGAAGCTTCCGGTTCTTTGGAATACACCGCGCAACTGGCCCGTGATTACGTGGCCCGTGCGATCAAGTGCCTCGACGCGCTGCCGGCCAGCGAGTATCGCGATGCACTGGTTGAGCTGAGTGAGTTTGCGGTCGCCCGCACACACTGA
- a CDS encoding zinc ribbon domain-containing protein YjdM: MSTLPPCPKCNSEYTYEDGAQLICPECAHEWSANGEAEVASDDAVKKDSVGNVLQDGDTITVIKDLKVKGTSLVVKVGTKVKNIRLCDGDHDIDCKIDGIGPMKLKSEFVRKV; this comes from the coding sequence GTGAGCACGTTGCCACCCTGCCCGAAATGCAATTCCGAATACACCTATGAAGACGGCGCGCAACTGATCTGCCCGGAGTGCGCCCACGAGTGGTCGGCCAATGGCGAAGCCGAAGTGGCCTCTGACGATGCAGTGAAGAAAGACTCGGTCGGCAATGTCCTGCAAGACGGCGACACCATCACCGTGATCAAGGACTTGAAGGTCAAGGGCACCTCGCTGGTGGTCAAGGTCGGCACCAAGGTCAAGAACATCCGCCTGTGCGATGGCGACCATGACATCGACTGCAAGATCGACGGTATCGGCCCAATGAAACTCAAATCCGAGTTCGTCAGAAAAGTCTGA
- a CDS encoding FKBP-type peptidyl-prolyl cis-trans isomerase: MSEVNLSTDETRVSYGIGRQLGDQLRDNPPPGVSLDAILAGLTDAFAGKESRVGQEEMSASFKVIREIMQAEAAAKAEAAAGEGLAFLAENAKRDGITTLASGLQFEVLTQGEGAKPTREDQVRTHYHGTLIDGTVFDSSYERGQPAEFPVGGVIPGWTEALQLMNAGSKWRLYVPSELAYGAQGVGSIPPHSVLVFDVELLDVL; encoded by the coding sequence ATGTCCGAAGTAAATCTGTCCACCGACGAAACCCGCGTCAGCTACGGCATCGGCCGTCAGTTGGGTGACCAGCTGCGCGACAACCCGCCACCGGGTGTCAGCCTGGACGCGATCCTGGCCGGTCTGACCGACGCTTTCGCCGGTAAGGAAAGCCGTGTGGGTCAGGAAGAAATGTCCGCCAGCTTCAAGGTTATCCGCGAGATCATGCAAGCCGAAGCCGCTGCCAAGGCTGAAGCCGCTGCTGGCGAAGGCCTGGCCTTCCTGGCTGAAAACGCCAAGCGTGACGGCATCACCACTCTGGCTTCCGGCCTGCAATTCGAAGTGCTGACTCAAGGTGAAGGCGCCAAGCCGACCCGTGAAGACCAGGTGCGTACTCACTACCACGGCACGCTGATCGACGGCACCGTGTTCGACAGCTCCTACGAGCGCGGCCAGCCTGCAGAATTCCCGGTTGGCGGCGTGATCCCTGGCTGGACCGAAGCCCTGCAACTGATGAATGCCGGCAGCAAATGGCGTCTGTACGTGCCGAGCGAGCTGGCTTACGGCGCGCAAGGCGTTGGCAGCATCCCGCCGCACAGCGTTCTGGTGTTTGACGTCGAGCTGCTCGACGTTCTGTAA
- a CDS encoding DUF6482 family protein yields the protein MNLQELNAFAIAKKVDELNLISMEGGIYLLEARMHGAAYPLSDLKGNMLTLRSVEHARDLLHSFPVLPFNLVHTSVHDEMCGLGASGEESLKVPLAWRSAL from the coding sequence ATGAACCTGCAAGAGTTGAATGCGTTTGCCATCGCCAAAAAGGTTGATGAGCTGAACCTGATCTCCATGGAAGGCGGGATTTACCTGCTCGAAGCGCGGATGCATGGCGCGGCGTACCCGTTGAGTGATCTCAAGGGCAACATGCTGACGCTGCGTTCGGTCGAGCACGCACGGGATCTTTTGCACAGTTTCCCGGTGTTGCCGTTCAACCTCGTACACACCTCGGTACACGATGAAATGTGTGGCCTCGGCGCCAGTGGCGAGGAAAGCCTGAAAGTACCGCTTGCCTGGCGCTCGGCCCTGTAG
- a CDS encoding TIGR00645 family protein — protein MERFIENAMYTSRWLLAPIYFGLSLGLLALALKFFQEVFHVIPNVFSMAESDLILVLLSLIDMALVGGLLVMVMISGYENFVSQLDIDEGKEKLNWLGTMDSSSLKMKVAASIVAISSIHLLRIFMDAKNVDPEHLKWYVIIHMTFVLSACAMGYLDKVTKH, from the coding sequence ATGGAACGCTTTATCGAAAACGCAATGTACACCTCGCGCTGGCTGTTGGCGCCGATCTACTTCGGGCTCTCCCTCGGGTTGCTGGCGCTGGCGCTGAAGTTCTTCCAGGAAGTTTTCCACGTCATTCCCAATGTGTTCTCGATGGCTGAATCGGATCTGATTCTGGTGTTGCTGTCGCTGATCGATATGGCTCTGGTGGGCGGCTTGCTGGTCATGGTGATGATTTCCGGCTACGAGAACTTCGTCTCGCAACTGGACATCGATGAAGGCAAGGAAAAGCTCAACTGGCTGGGCACCATGGATTCTTCGTCGTTGAAGATGAAAGTGGCGGCCTCGATCGTGGCGATCTCCTCGATCCACCTGTTGCGGATCTTCATGGATGCCAAGAACGTCGATCCCGAGCACCTGAAGTGGTACGTGATCATTCACATGACCTTCGTGCTCTCGGCTTGCGCGATGGGTTATCTGGACAAGGTCACCAAGCACTGA